A single window of Methanothermobacter marburgensis str. Marburg DNA harbors:
- the phrB gene encoding deoxyribodipyrimidine photo-lyase produces the protein MIHDERIRSLNTEKPARDGKYVIYWMQASVRAHWNHALEYAIETANSLHKPLIVIFGLTDEFPNANSRHYRFLIEGLRDVGDALMKRGARLVVENERPPSAVMRYSDEASAVVVDRGYLDIQKEWVDELAESLHVPLMQVESNVIVPVETASPKEEYSAGTFRPKITRELERFMVPLKERRLAVDSLDLDPGPDLNDVTGKFRASEELEPSIFSGGASEAIRLFDEFLSEKLACFEKYRNDPVKNCLSNMSPYLHFGHISPLYLAMKASKTGECPEFLEELIVRRELSMNFVHYSDNYSSIRCLPEWAQKTLMEHARDPKEYEYTLREFEEARTHDPYWNAAQKEMVITGKMHGYMRMYWGKKILEWTDHPERAYDIAIYLNDKYEIDGRDPNGFTGVAWCFGKHDRAWAEREIFGKVRYMNDRGLERKFRIGEYVRRVQELEE, from the coding sequence ATGATACATGATGAAAGGATAAGGAGCCTCAACACTGAAAAACCAGCTAGGGATGGTAAGTACGTCATCTACTGGATGCAGGCCTCGGTGAGGGCACACTGGAATCATGCCCTTGAGTATGCAATTGAAACTGCCAACAGCCTCCATAAACCGCTGATCGTCATATTTGGACTCACAGATGAATTCCCCAATGCCAACTCCCGCCACTACAGATTCCTCATAGAGGGTTTGAGGGATGTTGGGGATGCTCTCATGAAGAGGGGTGCGAGGCTCGTGGTTGAAAATGAAAGGCCCCCCTCAGCTGTCATGAGATACTCAGATGAGGCCTCGGCAGTGGTGGTGGACAGAGGATACCTTGACATTCAGAAAGAATGGGTGGATGAACTCGCTGAATCACTCCACGTCCCCCTGATGCAGGTTGAAAGCAACGTTATAGTACCCGTTGAAACAGCCTCCCCCAAGGAGGAGTATTCCGCAGGGACCTTCAGGCCAAAGATAACAAGGGAGCTTGAAAGGTTCATGGTTCCACTCAAGGAGCGAAGGCTGGCTGTGGATTCCCTTGACCTTGACCCTGGCCCTGATCTTAATGATGTCACCGGAAAATTCAGGGCCTCTGAGGAACTGGAACCCTCCATCTTCAGTGGTGGGGCCTCTGAGGCAATAAGGCTATTTGATGAGTTTCTTTCAGAAAAACTTGCATGCTTTGAGAAGTACAGGAATGACCCTGTGAAGAACTGCCTATCAAATATGAGCCCGTACCTTCATTTCGGACATATATCACCGCTTTACCTTGCCATGAAAGCATCAAAGACGGGTGAATGCCCTGAATTCCTTGAGGAACTCATTGTGAGAAGGGAACTCAGCATGAACTTCGTGCACTACAGTGATAATTACAGCAGCATAAGGTGTCTTCCTGAGTGGGCCCAGAAAACCCTCATGGAGCACGCAAGGGACCCCAAGGAATACGAATACACCCTCAGGGAATTTGAGGAGGCCAGAACCCATGACCCCTACTGGAACGCCGCCCAGAAGGAGATGGTTATCACCGGGAAGATGCACGGTTACATGAGAATGTACTGGGGCAAAAAGATCCTGGAATGGACAGATCACCCTGAAAGGGCCTACGACATAGCAATTTACCTCAATGATAAATATGAGATAGATGGAAGGGACCCCAATGGCTTCACAGGGGTTGCCTGGTGTTTCGGTAAACATGACAGGGCCTGGGCCGAAAGGGAGATATTCGGAAAGGTAAGGTACATGAATGACCGTGGACTTGAACGAAAATTTCGGATAGGTGAATATGTGAGGAGAGTTCAGGAGCTGGAAGAGTAA
- a CDS encoding biotin transporter BioY, with the protein MNIDLEGYYRIRYSLFRWRHNQTWISKTVMAFFMACVTGIMAQVVIPLPWTPVPITAQTLAVLMSGVVLGRYWGGLSQVIYILIGAAGVPWFAGMTGGAAVLVGATGGYLIGFILAALLLGHFVDRHIRSRKFTPMMALMLVANFGLIYIPGLLVLGLWTLQTTGTMPSAWELLAMGLLPFIPGDLLKITGAAAVTRAITPKEPYGEEVDVHKFPEWRLP; encoded by the coding sequence ATGAACATTGACCTTGAAGGATACTACAGGATACGTTACAGTCTATTCAGATGGAGACACAATCAGACATGGATCAGCAAGACAGTCATGGCATTTTTCATGGCCTGTGTAACAGGGATAATGGCCCAGGTTGTGATTCCACTACCCTGGACCCCGGTACCCATCACAGCCCAGACACTGGCAGTCCTCATGTCCGGTGTTGTCCTTGGAAGGTACTGGGGTGGGCTGAGCCAGGTCATATACATCCTCATTGGTGCCGCTGGAGTGCCCTGGTTTGCCGGTATGACAGGTGGAGCCGCTGTACTGGTGGGTGCGACCGGAGGATATCTCATTGGATTCATTCTTGCAGCGCTGCTGCTGGGCCACTTCGTTGACAGACACATAAGATCAAGGAAATTCACACCGATGATGGCCCTGATGCTTGTTGCAAACTTTGGCCTTATCTACATCCCAGGACTTCTTGTTCTGGGGCTCTGGACCCTGCAGACAACAGGGACCATGCCATCAGCATGGGAACTTCTTGCCATGGGGCTTTTACCGTTCATACCAGGTGATCTGCTTAAGATAACAGGGGCTGCAGCAGTTACAAGGGCCATAACACCAAAGGAGCCCTACGGTGAAGAGGTTGACGTCCATAAATTCCCTGAATGGAGGCTGCCCTGA
- a CDS encoding DUF1284 domain-containing protein: protein MKRLTSINSLNGGCPELIIRAHHLLCMRGFQGYGYSREFVDNMERILKWIHDNPKKSIMIVDFPDDICAACPFLDGSACLRAEDTVRLMDRMLMDLLGIKSGDELTSTEIDDLISPLIDSPELTDICGECSWIDVCLVHRNPR from the coding sequence GTGAAGAGGTTGACGTCCATAAATTCCCTGAATGGAGGCTGCCCTGAACTGATAATCAGGGCACATCACCTCCTCTGTATGAGGGGGTTTCAGGGATACGGCTACAGCAGGGAATTCGTTGATAATATGGAGAGGATCCTCAAGTGGATCCATGATAATCCCAAGAAGTCAATAATGATTGTTGATTTTCCAGATGATATCTGTGCTGCATGTCCATTCCTTGATGGATCCGCCTGCCTGAGGGCCGAAGACACCGTGAGGCTCATGGATCGGATGCTCATGGATTTACTGGGTATAAAGAGCGGGGATGAACTGACATCCACAGAAATCGATGACCTCATCTCCCCCCTCATAGATTCCCCTGAATTAACTGATATATGCGGTGAATGTTCCTGGATTGATGTCTGCCTGGTACACAGAAACCCGAGGTGA
- a CDS encoding aldo/keto reductase: MIRRKLGSTGISASILGIGVMRFPEVNGRLERGSAAKIMKFALESGINYIDTGYTYHGGESEVFVGEFLSENGDYRDDAVVATKLPTWLVNRREDMDVYFEEQTKRLRGKIDIYLLHNLKKDSWLALKDMGVLDFLDSLRDDGIYVGFSFHDTADVFFEIADSYTWDVIQVQHNIVDDHQANPTTLAYARGLGAGTVIMEPLRGGSLVRNIPQEVREIYEMARTPRKPVEWCLRYLWDMDDVDVVLSGMGSVSEVRENVEIALNSQKLTEDDREILREVKRAYRMRKSVPCSECGYCMPCPEGVDIPRNFRLLNEVYRFMSTGGVETEYRKIMDDRERASNCSGCCSCMPCPQMIDIPSELRRVHEKLG, from the coding sequence ATGATCCGGCGAAAACTCGGTTCAACTGGCATATCTGCTTCGATACTGGGGATTGGGGTCATGAGGTTCCCTGAGGTGAATGGGAGACTTGAAAGAGGGTCTGCAGCGAAAATTATGAAATTTGCCCTTGAGAGCGGCATAAACTACATTGACACCGGTTACACCTACCATGGTGGTGAAAGCGAGGTTTTCGTTGGGGAATTCCTCTCAGAAAATGGTGACTACAGGGACGATGCGGTCGTGGCAACCAAGCTTCCCACCTGGCTCGTTAACAGAAGAGAGGACATGGATGTCTACTTTGAGGAGCAGACGAAGCGCCTCAGAGGCAAAATTGATATATACCTCCTTCACAACCTCAAAAAGGATTCCTGGCTGGCCCTCAAGGATATGGGTGTCCTTGATTTTCTTGATTCGCTCCGGGATGATGGAATCTATGTTGGATTCTCATTCCATGATACGGCTGACGTATTCTTTGAGATAGCCGACTCATACACCTGGGATGTCATTCAGGTCCAACACAATATAGTGGATGACCACCAGGCAAACCCCACCACCCTTGCATATGCCCGCGGACTTGGTGCCGGTACTGTGATAATGGAGCCACTGAGGGGAGGCTCACTTGTACGTAACATCCCACAGGAGGTCAGGGAGATATATGAAATGGCCAGGACCCCCCGAAAACCTGTGGAGTGGTGTCTGAGGTATCTATGGGATATGGATGATGTCGACGTGGTTCTAAGCGGTATGGGAAGTGTATCAGAGGTCAGGGAGAATGTTGAAATTGCATTGAACTCCCAAAAGCTCACGGAAGATGACCGCGAAATTTTGAGGGAAGTTAAAAGGGCCTACCGCATGAGGAAGAGTGTCCCCTGTTCAGAATGCGGATACTGCATGCCCTGCCCTGAGGGCGTTGACATACCCCGTAACTTCAGGCTTCTGAATGAGGTATACAGGTTCATGAGCACTGGGGGCGTGGAAACTGAGTACAGGAAGATCATGGATGACAGGGAGCGGGCATCAAACTGTTCAGGGTGCTGCTCATGCATGCCCTGCCCCCAGATGATCGATATACCCTCTGAACTCAGGAGGGTCCATGAAAAACTTGGATAG
- a CDS encoding RIO1 family regulatory kinase/ATPase domain-containing protein: MIHGFKRLESKRNHVYLIQSGTESFIVKVHKTSEKSYLESENVKLLRDKGVRVPRILGVSKNILIEEFIEGKTIGDLISRADTTWTESLGKWFSEIHSIKKQSKTLLKGDCNLKNFIFTEKEIFGVDFEYIHYGNPYDDLGKLCFFIMDSNSQMSMNDKKHLIKRFLSAYEDHSKTVVNPKIVAEYMEIEKKGALIRRERHTPKWL, translated from the coding sequence ATGATTCATGGATTTAAAAGACTTGAAAGTAAGAGAAACCATGTATACTTAATCCAATCAGGTACAGAAAGTTTCATCGTCAAAGTACACAAAACCAGCGAAAAATCTTACCTCGAATCAGAAAATGTGAAACTACTGAGGGATAAAGGAGTCAGAGTGCCTAGAATACTTGGTGTATCCAAGAATATCTTGATTGAGGAGTTCATCGAAGGAAAAACCATTGGAGACCTGATATCTAGGGCAGACACAACATGGACAGAAAGCCTTGGAAAGTGGTTCTCAGAAATCCACAGTATAAAAAAACAGTCAAAGACCCTTTTAAAAGGTGACTGCAATCTTAAAAACTTCATATTCACAGAAAAAGAAATTTTTGGGGTTGATTTTGAATATATACACTATGGGAATCCCTATGATGATCTTGGAAAACTATGCTTCTTCATAATGGATAGTAACTCACAGATGTCCATGAATGACAAAAAACACCTTATAAAAAGGTTTCTGAGTGCCTATGAAGATCACTCAAAAACTGTTGTAAATCCAAAAATTGTGGCTGAATACATGGAAATCGAGAAGAAAGGGGCCCTGATAAGGAGGGAACGTCATACTCCTAAATGGTTATAA
- the tfx gene encoding DNA-binding protein Tfx, whose product MSKKTFLTERQKTVLEMRERGWSQKKIARELKTTRQNVSAIERKAMENIEKSRNTLDFVKFLKSPVRILCRRGDTLDEIIKRLLEESNKEGIHVIHDSITLAFLIREKASHRIVHRVVKSDFEIGVTRDGEIIVDLNS is encoded by the coding sequence CTGAGTAAAAAAACTTTCCTAACCGAAAGACAGAAAACCGTTCTTGAAATGAGGGAGAGGGGATGGTCCCAGAAGAAGATTGCAAGGGAATTGAAGACCACAAGACAGAACGTGTCAGCAATAGAAAGAAAGGCCATGGAGAACATAGAGAAATCCCGGAACACTCTAGATTTTGTTAAATTCCTAAAATCACCTGTAAGAATACTTTGCAGACGCGGGGATACCCTTGATGAAATTATAAAGAGATTATTGGAAGAATCAAATAAAGAGGGCATACATGTAATACATGACTCAATTACACTCGCATTTCTGATAAGGGAAAAGGCCAGCCACAGGATCGTTCACAGGGTTGTTAAAAGCGATTTTGAAATAGGAGTGACAAGGGACGGAGAAATTATCGTCGATCTAAATTCCTAG
- a CDS encoding FmdE family protein has product MGQVREYLDLIKNFSGFASPGSVIGAHMLLIARKVLDFEVDEEIYVTCETTNCLPDAFQAICKSTIGNGRLNILDTGKMAVIINRKGMPGETVQALRIILDPEKTVNYPIIHEWYMNTRKVSAEEVNPELIRAGENLYSWYFVDVIVPEKEKKIIEICNLCNEPFIKRNELDLCPACLKR; this is encoded by the coding sequence GTGGGGCAGGTCAGAGAATACCTTGATTTAATAAAAAATTTCAGTGGGTTCGCAAGCCCGGGCAGTGTCATAGGAGCTCATATGTTACTAATAGCCAGGAAGGTCCTTGATTTTGAAGTCGATGAAGAAATTTATGTTACATGTGAAACGACAAACTGTTTACCCGACGCATTCCAGGCCATATGCAAATCAACAATAGGAAATGGGAGACTGAATATCCTGGACACTGGAAAAATGGCTGTCATCATCAACAGAAAGGGTATGCCTGGAGAAACAGTCCAGGCTCTTAGAATAATACTGGATCCTGAAAAGACCGTCAATTACCCGATCATACATGAATGGTACATGAACACCCGCAAGGTATCCGCAGAAGAAGTGAATCCAGAACTCATAAGAGCCGGTGAAAATCTATATTCCTGGTATTTTGTTGATGTGATCGTTCCAGAAAAAGAAAAGAAGATAATTGAAATCTGTAATCTTTGCAACGAACCTTTCATAAAAAGAAATGAGCTGGATCTCTGTCCAGCTTGTCTGAAAAGATAA
- a CDS encoding formylmethanofuran dehydrogenase subunit C has protein sequence MGFVLVPKSDFQIPLEADTIRPDLFEGLDLDEIRSLQVYEGNIKRPLGEFFEIAETSHEDQLIRIDGDVSRVKYIGSGMKSGKIIINGDVGLQLGCEMKGGEIEVNGNVSSWIGMEMHGGTIKINGNAGDYVGCAYRGEWRGMKGGKIIIQGNAGNNIGGGMMAGEIYIGGDAGNFCGIRMNGGEITVRGDAGRAPGAEMVSGIIKIHGRISSLLPGFKEISTFKEDGSLMILFKGDLSEKNPEGNLYINYNKNLHILENETDEGRVITKKGIKVIYNSGSTIREGQIIKGGNKLTDDYIDECARCCISPEDYKLLGEPENVVVSSHGNEVVLRAVEDPGIQMGTIFIPRGIWANVLTPPYTESTGSPMYKGVPVYLRKASQGERILSAEELVEEYGVGK, from the coding sequence ATGGGATTTGTGTTGGTACCAAAATCAGATTTCCAGATACCTCTGGAAGCAGATACCATAAGACCCGATCTGTTTGAAGGGCTGGATCTTGATGAAATTCGTTCCCTTCAAGTATACGAAGGGAACATCAAAAGACCCCTAGGCGAATTTTTTGAGATAGCAGAGACATCCCATGAAGATCAGTTAATACGGATCGATGGGGATGTCAGCAGGGTGAAGTATATCGGTTCAGGGATGAAATCCGGAAAAATCATCATAAACGGCGATGTCGGACTCCAGCTTGGCTGTGAAATGAAAGGCGGTGAAATAGAGGTAAATGGAAATGTTTCTTCATGGATCGGCATGGAAATGCATGGTGGCACCATAAAAATTAATGGAAACGCGGGGGATTATGTTGGCTGCGCATATAGGGGAGAGTGGCGTGGCATGAAAGGAGGTAAAATCATTATACAGGGTAATGCAGGGAACAATATTGGGGGTGGTATGATGGCCGGAGAAATTTATATAGGTGGAGATGCAGGTAATTTCTGCGGCATCCGAATGAATGGGGGTGAAATAACAGTACGCGGGGATGCTGGAAGGGCCCCCGGAGCAGAGATGGTATCAGGTATCATCAAAATTCATGGACGGATCTCCTCTCTCCTCCCGGGATTCAAGGAGATCTCAACATTCAAAGAAGATGGATCCCTTATGATCCTATTCAAAGGAGATCTATCCGAAAAAAATCCGGAGGGTAATCTATACATCAATTATAATAAGAACCTTCACATTCTAGAGAATGAGACCGATGAAGGGAGAGTCATCACAAAAAAGGGAATTAAAGTAATCTACAACAGTGGAAGTACGATCCGTGAAGGGCAGATAATAAAGGGAGGCAATAAACTCACAGATGATTATATAGATGAATGTGCACGCTGCTGTATTAGTCCTGAAGACTATAAGCTCCTAGGTGAACCCGAAAATGTTGTCGTATCATCACATGGAAATGAAGTTGTTCTGAGAGCTGTTGAGGACCCTGGAATCCAGATGGGAACAATATTCATACCCAGAGGTATATGGGCCAATGTGCTAACGCCACCGTATACCGAGTCAACCGGTTCCCCAATGTATAAAGGAGTGCCGGTTTATCTTAGAAAGGCTTCACAAGGTGAAAGGATCCTGAGTGCCGAGGAACTTGTAGAGGAATACGGGGTGGGAAAATGA
- a CDS encoding formylmethanofuran dehydrogenase subunit B, with protein MSVYKNVTCPVCGGSCDDIEVLYDGKTIKTRNACRMGNAKFQEMVSSHRILRPQIKTESGFRSAEWDEALDAAAEILTESKRPTLFMGSEMSTEAMAAGLELGEYLNAMVDSNATICHGPTLMGIQEAGQSAATAGEIKNRADVIIYWGTNVMDSMPRHMSRYSIFMRGFFRERGKKDRTVISVDPRETATTKASDIHLQLKPNSDYELFSALLTVIRGNEPHRSIESITGISVETIKEVADIMLNAQFGAIYGGLGLASSEGKHRNVEMVLKLVAALNEHTKFTIGAIRGHCNVAGFNQVASWEYGFPFGVDFTRGYPRYNPGETTIVDLLQRKESDAVLVICSDLGAHLPKECVEYMKEIPVICIDIAPCPTTLVSDVVIPGVIDAMESSGTFYRFDNVPIHHKAFTTSPFPETESNEHTLRQILERVKSIKGE; from the coding sequence ATGAGCGTCTATAAAAATGTGACATGTCCCGTCTGCGGAGGGTCTTGTGATGACATAGAGGTTCTCTATGATGGGAAAACAATAAAAACAAGGAATGCTTGCAGGATGGGGAATGCAAAGTTTCAGGAGATGGTCAGCTCCCACAGAATACTTAGACCCCAGATTAAAACTGAAAGTGGTTTCAGATCCGCAGAATGGGATGAAGCCCTTGACGCTGCAGCAGAGATACTTACAGAGTCAAAAAGACCAACCCTATTCATGGGTAGTGAGATGTCAACTGAAGCCATGGCTGCAGGTCTTGAACTTGGTGAGTATCTAAATGCCATGGTGGATTCAAATGCAACCATATGTCATGGCCCCACATTAATGGGAATCCAGGAAGCTGGACAGAGCGCTGCTACGGCAGGTGAGATAAAGAATAGAGCTGACGTCATCATTTATTGGGGTACAAATGTTATGGACTCCATGCCTCGCCACATGTCACGTTACAGCATATTCATGCGCGGATTTTTCAGAGAACGTGGTAAAAAAGATAGAACTGTCATCTCCGTGGATCCCCGTGAAACAGCAACAACTAAAGCCTCCGATATCCATCTGCAGCTGAAACCAAACTCAGATTATGAACTTTTTTCAGCACTGCTTACAGTTATAAGGGGCAATGAACCGCACAGGAGTATTGAGAGTATAACAGGGATATCAGTTGAAACCATAAAGGAAGTCGCAGACATAATGCTGAATGCGCAGTTTGGAGCCATCTATGGAGGTCTTGGACTTGCATCATCAGAAGGTAAGCATAGAAACGTTGAGATGGTTCTCAAACTGGTAGCTGCACTTAATGAACACACCAAATTTACAATAGGAGCCATAAGAGGTCATTGTAATGTTGCAGGATTTAATCAGGTGGCTTCATGGGAGTATGGTTTCCCCTTTGGTGTTGATTTTACAAGGGGTTATCCACGCTACAACCCCGGAGAAACAACTATAGTCGATCTTCTCCAGAGAAAAGAATCCGATGCGGTCCTCGTTATATGTTCAGATCTTGGAGCTCACCTCCCCAAAGAATGCGTTGAGTATATGAAAGAGATTCCTGTAATATGCATAGATATTGCCCCATGTCCAACAACACTTGTATCTGATGTTGTGATCCCTGGAGTTATTGATGCTATGGAGTCCAGCGGCACCTTCTACCGCTTTGACAATGTTCCCATCCACCATAAGGCATTCACAACATCACCATTCCCTGAAACAGAGAGCAACGAACATACTCTTAGACAGATCCTTGAGAGGGTTAAATCAATTAAAGGCGAATAA
- a CDS encoding ATP-binding cassette domain-containing protein — MSFLDIDNLEIDLGEFVVRVDELHLSRGDYLVIIGPTGSGKSIFLETIMGFFEPISGTISLDGADLTTLPPEERDVSIVYQDHCLFPHMTVEENIAYGLRKQTEMKENIHRQVHEIAAMMGIDHVLNRYPGTLSGGELQRASIARAIIVNPRLLLMDEPFSALDQRTKISLRKLIADIRDNFETTVIHVTHDLDDIWWLSNKVAVMNHGKIIQMGKKEEVINKPSSYFVADFLGANILEGTVEGQVNGLTSVNVNSNIFRTVDCGEGSVILSIRPENIMIAADPFMASAQNIFKGTVEDIIETSRIVYVNLRIGDIVLTSAVTPGAVTELGIRTGEEFQVLIKATNVCIIGEKNKNG, encoded by the coding sequence ATGAGTTTTCTGGATATAGATAATTTAGAAATCGACCTTGGCGAATTCGTAGTCAGGGTAGATGAACTCCACCTTTCGAGGGGAGATTATCTTGTTATAATCGGCCCGACTGGTAGTGGTAAGTCTATCTTTCTTGAGACCATCATGGGGTTCTTTGAACCGATTTCGGGGACGATATCTCTTGATGGGGCGGATCTAACCACCCTCCCACCTGAGGAACGTGATGTTAGCATAGTATATCAGGATCACTGTCTCTTCCCTCACATGACCGTGGAGGAGAATATAGCCTACGGCCTTCGTAAGCAGACAGAGATGAAGGAAAATATTCACAGACAAGTCCATGAAATCGCAGCTATGATGGGTATAGATCACGTACTGAATAGATACCCTGGAACCCTCAGTGGAGGTGAGCTCCAGAGGGCATCGATAGCAAGGGCAATCATAGTGAATCCCCGATTGCTATTGATGGATGAACCATTCAGTGCCCTTGACCAGAGAACAAAGATATCCCTAAGAAAACTTATCGCAGATATCAGGGATAATTTTGAAACCACTGTGATCCATGTTACACATGACCTTGATGATATATGGTGGCTTTCAAATAAGGTGGCGGTGATGAACCATGGAAAAATCATTCAGATGGGTAAAAAGGAGGAAGTCATCAATAAACCATCGTCCTACTTTGTTGCAGATTTTCTGGGTGCTAATATACTTGAAGGGACTGTTGAAGGCCAGGTGAATGGGCTCACCTCTGTAAATGTTAATTCAAATATCTTCAGGACAGTTGACTGCGGGGAGGGGTCTGTGATACTTTCCATCAGACCAGAAAATATAATGATAGCAGCTGATCCGTTTATGGCATCTGCACAGAATATCTTCAAGGGTACAGTTGAAGACATTATAGAAACTTCAAGGATTGTTTATGTAAACTTGAGGATAGGGGATATAGTTCTGACCTCGGCTGTAACTCCAGGCGCAGTCACTGAGCTTGGTATAAGAACGGGCGAAGAGTTTCAAGTTCTGATTAAAGCCACGAATGTCTGTATCATAGGAGAAAAAAATAAAAATGGTTAG
- a CDS encoding ABC transporter permease, with the protein MSIFRGTCRFFAVIFVAAFFIICISLWTVSSPQSILNSFTSADMIHSVKLSLLTSTITTVIVMLSALLIAYSLSEDSFRGKSIVKTVLDIPIAFPEILIGIMLLIFLGNTPLNYMMDGLGIQIVFTDLGVICAQFFVSLPYTVRICYSTFCNIDRRLKFVSRSLGYTEFETFRNIMIPLSRDGILAATIITFSRCIGCFGAVLIVAGGTYQKTDTLPISLYLNLSYGNVEMAVASGIFLMIISFITIFFLEKMGAYGNEFSGYR; encoded by the coding sequence GTGAGTATTTTCAGAGGTACTTGCAGATTCTTTGCGGTCATCTTTGTGGCCGCATTTTTTATAATATGTATTTCACTCTGGACAGTATCCTCTCCGCAATCCATCCTGAATTCATTCACAAGTGCTGATATGATCCACTCAGTGAAATTATCTCTTTTAACATCCACTATAACAACAGTGATTGTGATGTTATCTGCGCTGCTCATTGCTTATTCACTATCAGAGGACTCCTTCAGAGGGAAATCCATTGTTAAAACAGTGCTGGATATTCCTATAGCATTCCCTGAAATTCTTATAGGTATAATGCTTCTCATATTTCTTGGAAACACCCCTCTAAATTATATGATGGATGGACTCGGTATTCAGATAGTCTTCACGGATCTTGGAGTCATCTGTGCACAGTTCTTTGTCTCTTTACCGTATACGGTCAGAATATGTTACTCCACATTCTGTAACATAGATAGGAGACTCAAATTTGTTTCCCGTTCCCTTGGATATACAGAATTTGAGACATTCAGGAATATCATGATCCCTTTATCAAGGGATGGAATATTAGCTGCAACAATAATTACCTTTTCAAGATGCATAGGCTGCTTTGGAGCGGTACTGATAGTTGCTGGAGGTACCTATCAGAAAACAGATACGCTGCCTATATCTCTGTATCTTAATTTATCCTATGGAAACGTGGAGATGGCTGTGGCATCCGGTATCTTCCTTATGATAATTTCATTCATAACAATATTTTTCCTTGAAAAAATGGGGGCTTATGGGAATGAGTTTTCTGGATATAGATAA
- a CDS encoding Rossmann-like domain-containing protein produces MIHEFIRDKMNYLIHSSAMESTYVEISVKNPLLDTSTIKDYPLVEGREVMLRATLEDGTVGECFTATPTHFRGTLGELLVKGKQSCLIATFNALMRKKGFIDRTVHCTGNAPERCAELLSDYLELLGYDRVALLGFQPAFVRKLHETFGDRLQVTDLNPGNKGKKYGVDVFDAKKSNKKIIHNSDVLVVTGSTVANGTFEDIMAMASDKRVIFYGTTIAGLAALMGVERFCPLSE; encoded by the coding sequence ATGATACATGAGTTTATCAGGGATAAAATGAACTATCTGATACATTCGTCAGCCATGGAGTCCACATATGTCGAGATCTCTGTGAAGAACCCTCTCCTTGATACATCAACCATCAAGGATTATCCTCTTGTTGAGGGGAGAGAGGTCATGCTCAGAGCGACTCTTGAAGATGGTACTGTAGGGGAGTGCTTCACAGCTACTCCCACTCATTTCAGAGGAACCCTCGGGGAACTTTTAGTAAAAGGGAAACAATCGTGTTTGATAGCTACTTTCAATGCACTCATGAGGAAGAAGGGTTTCATTGATAGGACAGTTCACTGCACTGGAAACGCTCCTGAAAGGTGTGCTGAATTACTTTCAGATTACCTTGAATTGCTGGGATATGACAGAGTTGCTTTGCTTGGGTTTCAACCGGCGTTTGTAAGGAAACTTCACGAGACATTTGGAGACAGATTGCAGGTTACAGATCTGAATCCTGGAAATAAGGGTAAAAAATATGGTGTAGATGTATTTGATGCAAAAAAAAGCAATAAGAAGATAATTCATAATTCTGATGTTTTAGTGGTAACCGGTTCTACTGTAGCTAACGGTACATTTGAGGATATCATGGCCATGGCATCAGATAAAAGAGTAATATTTTATGGAACAACGATAGCAGGGTTAGCAGCACTGATGGGAGTTGAACGGTTTTGTCCATTGAGCGAGTGA